The DNA sequence GATGCGCCGGTCGACCTCGGCCCGCTGCATCGCGGCGAACAGCGCCGGGCTGCCGATGGTGCCCTGGTCGCGCTCGTCGAACAGGTCCCGCTCGATGACGCCGCCGGCGGCGACGTAGTCGGCGATCGGGAACAGGGCGGCGCCCACGGGCGTCCTGGCGTCGCGCAGGAGGCGCCGGATCTGCCACGCGTCCCGCTGCCACGGCGGGAGCTGCCGCCAGCAGTCGAGCTGGCGGTCCTGGTCCGCCGTCAGGGTCAGCGCCTGGGCGCAGGCGATCGGCAGTTCGTCGCGCTTCAGCAGGTCGAGCAGGTCGGGGTGCAGGCCGGCCAGCGCGAGGCGCTGCCGGACCCAGGAGGCCCGGGCGCCGAAGCGCTGGGCGATCCGGTCCGGGTCGAGGCCCTGCTCGGCCAGTTTCCGGAACCCGGCGACCTGGTCGTAGGGGTGCGGCGGGATCCGCATCTGGTTCTCGACCATCGAGATCTCCACCGCGTCCTCGGGGCGGTCGAGTTCGACCGGCACCGGGAGGGAGGCCGGGATGACCTTCTCGCGGCGGAGCCTGAGCAGGGCCGACAGCCGGCGGCCGCCGGCGTGGATCTCGATCTTCTTCGGGCTGATCCGGCAGCCGCGCAGGTTCTGGATCAGCGGCGGCTGGCCGCGGGCGACGCGCTCGCGCATCGAGGCGGCGAGCTCGTCCAGGCCGTCGTCCTTGCGGACGGAGCGCATGTTGCGCGGGCTGTGGCGGAGCATGCTGAGCGGGAAGTCTGGCATCGGTCGTGATCCTCCGGAAAGCGAAGACCCCCGCCGGGATCGGCGGGGGCCGGGGTCGGGCGCGTCACCGGGTCCGTGGCGCCGCCTTCTTGTCGGGACCTCGCCCCGTCTCTCATTTCCAGGCGTTCGTCCCGGCGGCGTCGCCGGCCGGCGCCGGCTCCTCGTCGGGACTGGGCAGGCCGCCGCGCTCGAGCAGGAACTCGAAGGCCAGGCGCGCCTGCCGGGTGGCGGTGAACAGGGCGCGGCTGTCCGACCTCAGGTGGGCCAGCCAGTGGCTGATGTACTCGGGGTGCCGGAGCCGGCCGGCCACCCCGAAATAGGCGCACAGGATCGCGGCGCCGAACTCGGCGCACAGCTCCTCGCGGGCTAGGGCCCGCAGTTCGGGGGCGGCCAGGTCGGGCCGGCCGAGGCGGGCGGGGTGGCCGCTCCAGTGGACGATCTCGTGCAGCAGGGTGGCGTCGTAGTGCTCCGGCCCCTCGGCGCCGGACCGCTCGACGAAGCGGGAGAGGAACGGCATCCTGACCTGGTCGCTGGCCGGGTGGTACCAGGCCTCGTCGCCGCCGTGGCTGAGGTTGACCCCGGCGGTGACGACGAAGTCCCGGATGCGCCGGCGAGTGGTCTCGCCGTGGTCGGCGGGCAGGCCGGCGTAGAGCCGGTCGGGCAGGCCGGTGATCTGGTCCACGTTGAAGACCCGGAAGGCCTTGGCGTAGGGCACCGTCTCGGTGTCGCGGATGTGGCCGTCGCGGTCGACCCAGGGTGCGACCTTCTTCTCGAAGGTGCCGTAGCGGATGCCGACGCAGTCGCGCCGGCCCTTCGGCCGCGCCAGGGTCTCCTCGGACAGCCGGCCGCCGAGCCTCCGCATCTGGTTGAAGGTCAGCCAGCGGTGGCTGGCGTAGCCGTGGCGCCGCGCCTCGAGCCAGAACAGGAGGGTGTTGGTGCCGGTGTAGGCCTTGCCGGTGAAGCCATTGACCGGCAGGCGGGACGCCCCGGCCTTGTGCCATGGGCAGCGCCAGTCGGCCGGGTCGACCGCTTCGAGCTGGGCGATGATGCGGTCGGTGACCTGCCGCGCGAGGTCGAAGCGGCCCGCCGGGCGGCACCCGTCGGAACCGCGTGAGGGATCGTCACCCGAAGGGCCAAGACCCCGTCCAGGGGGCTTGGGGAGCGCAGCGAGTAGAGCCCGACCCCCGCAGGGGGGCACGCCCGGAGAGCCGGGCTCGCCGGCCCGGGGGCTGTCCGGGGGGCAGGTCGTGTCGGGATCGTCCTGGAGAGTGCTCATGGTGTCTCCTGTTTCGGCATCGCCGCCGGACCGCCGCTGGCCGGCGGGGCGGGTTTTTCCGGGAGGGCCGGGCACCGGTGCGGGCGCCCGGCCGGGTTGGCTTCGGCGATCGCGGCCGGTCCCCCGCCGCCGTGCGGGGCAGGCCGGGGCGGTCAGGCCCCCGCGGCCCGGCGCCGGCGGCCGGCGGCGACCCGGTCCGGGACCGCCGTCTCCTCGTCGAGGATCTCGCCGGTATCGGGGTCGTGGCCGATCCCGTCGGCGGTCGCGGCGTCGTCGCCGGGCGGATCGTTGGCGGCGTGCGCCGGATCGGTCGCGGGCCGCAGGAACAGCCGCATGTTGCCGGCGGGATCGGCGATGTAGAGGTCGTAGCCGTGGGTGTCGCGGCTGACATGGGCGACGCCGCACGCCCGGGTGTGGTAGCTGCCGTCGGAGCGGATGCGGCCGGTCGGGTAGAGCACCTTGAAGGGGGCCGGGCCCTGGGGCTGGCTGTCGCGGTCGAGGTTGGGGACCAGGAACAGCGGACGGGAGCCGAACAGGCTGTCGAGCTGGACGTTGAAGCCGGTGCCGGCGCGGTTGGGCCAGGCGGCGCCGGTCTCGATGACGCGCTTGCCGGTGTTGAAGAACAGGCGGAAGGCGGGAGCGTTGAAGGTGGTCATGGCGTCGATCTCCTGGGTGCCGGGCCGACGGTCCGGCCGCGGGGTGGCGGGATGTCCTGCCGTCGTTTCGCGAGGACACCCGGCTCCTCTTTTCCCGTGTGCCGGCGCGCGGGCGGGAGGCAGGGAGCGGCGGTGGCGACGGGTCTCGGGCCAACGCGACGGGTTCGGGAACGGCGCGGGGAGCGCGGGAGCGCTCCCCGCGCCGCCTCGGCGGCGGCCGGCATCGGGGGACCGGGGAACCGGGGCGTCATCCCGGCTCCCCGGCGGCCCGTGTCAGGCCGGGCGGTGCTTTCGTCCGGACCGTCGGGCGCCGCCCGCCGGCGGGGTCCATTCCGAGGGCAGGTTCCGGAACAGCGGGATGTCGCCGCTGTCGGTGACCTGGACGGTCGCGACGATCCGCCGGTAGGCCTCGCAGGCGGCTTCGAGGCGCCATTCCCAGAAGGCGTGCTGCTTCTCGAGCTTGCGGTAGCGGTCGCGCAGGCGCTCGAGATCGTCCTCGCCGACGTCGCGGCTGCCGACCTCGGCCCGCAGGGCGCGCCCCTCGGCGGCGATGCGGCCCATCTGGTCGGCCGTGGTGTTCAGGTTCGAGTAGGCGTTGAGGCAGGCGCCGTAGACGGTCTGGACCTGGCACCAGGCGAGCGCCCCGTCCCAGTCGGCGAAGCTGGCGTCGGTCAGGAAGGCCCTGACCTGGGCCTCGAAGCGCTCGGCCGCCTCGGCGGGGTCGAGGTCGGTGTACTTCACCAGCGGCGTGATGCGGCGGTGATGCTTCAGGGTCAGCGCCATCGCCTCGCGTTCGCGCCGCAGCCGGTCGCTCAGCGCGGAGCGGCGGATCTCCCCCAGGTCGTGCAGGCTGATGAGGCGGAGGCTCTCGCGGTGGATCTCGCCGGGCGTCATGGGCTGCGGCCGGCCGTCCTGCCAGACGATCCAGAAGGCCGGGGCGGGGAGCGTCCGGGTGGTCGCGTCGGAGCCGGTCGGCCGGTGCATGTAGCCCGGCAGCTCGGGCGCCCGGATGCCCCTCGCGGCGTCATCGTGGGATCCGGCGAGCACGTCGGCCCGGACCTGGCCGGCGGGGGCGTCGGCCGGATAGCGCCTGGCCTCGAGCCAGAGCTTCGACTGGCGGGTGAGTTCCTCGGCGCGCAGCTTGGCCTCCTCGTGCTGCTGGCGGAGTTTGAGGCGGAGCGTGTCGTTCAGCTTGCGCAGGGCTTCGCCGTGGGAGGACAGGGTGAGCTTCAGCGGAGTGTGCGTCTGCGTCATGGGTCGGACTCCGGGTTCGGCTGTTGTTGACCGGTCGCGCGGGTTCCCTCTTTTTCCCGTCCTGCCGTCGGCGGGGGGGATCTGGCGCGCGCCGTCGTCGCGGGGCGCGCCGCCGCGCCTCTGTCGACCCGCCTTGGGCGAACGAGGGGGAGGGCGGTCAAGGGGAGCGCAGCTCCGGCCGGAGGCCGCAAGCCACGCGCAGGGCGGCGGCGCTGCGTGAGCCGCGAGGCGGCCGGAGGGAGGCGGGGAGCGGGAGGTTTTCGGGGTCCGCCTTGCGGATCGCGCGGTGCCGCCGCCCGAGCATGGCGCCGCCCTTGACGGCCCAGGGGGACCCCTCGGTTATGATGCCGGCGTCGAGAGAGCGGTTCGGAGCGAGTGCGCGGGACGGTCATGCGTCCGGACGCGGGGCTTGGCGGATCCGGCGGAGCCGGGCCGCCAGCCCTGCGGCCGGCGCTGGCCGTCCTGCAAGCGAGCGCGGTCGCCAGGAGGCGCCTGCCGGCCGATGGCGAAGCCGAGGCGGGACGGCCCGCCGCCGCGGCTCAAGGCCGTAACACGGCGGTGGAGCGCGGCCGTCCAGGCCGCGCGACCCGGGCCGGGTAGGCCGCCGTCGGGGCCTGACCGGCGTGAGGGATCGTCACCCGGAGGGCCGTGACGCGCTCGCGCGGCACGGGGAGCGCAGCGAGTAGAGCCTGGCCCCGACCGTTGGGAGGGGACACGCCCGGAGGTGTCGGCGCGCGGCGAGGCGAAGCCTTCGGCAAACCCGGTGCGGTTCACAAACCAAGGACGTTGCCATGGCGGCGTGACTCAAGCCAGATGGCCTCCGATACATCCGGCCCGGTTCATTGTGTGAGTTTTCCGCGCGGTTGTTGAGCCCGTTGTGCTGGCGGTGCTCAACGCCCAGCATGATCTCCTTCTTCGCCGCCGCATAAGATTGTAGCTTGTCCGTCACCATGACGCGGGGAGCCCGGCACTGCCGCTTCAGCAGCTTGCGCAGCAGCCGCTTGGCCGCCTTCTTGTCGCGCCGGCTTTGGACCAGAACATCAAGCACGACGCCGTGCTCATCCACAGCGCGCCACAAATAATGCTTCTCGCCGGCAATCTTGAGAACGACTTCATCCAGGTGCCACTTGTCGCCGGGCCGAGGCAGCCGTCGGCGGATGATATTGGCAAACTCTTGGCCGAACTTCAGCCCCCACTGACGGATCGTTTCGTGGCTGACCTCGATGCCCCGGATCGCCAGCATCTCCTCCACCATGCGCAAGCTCAGTGGAAATCGAAAGTACAGCCAGACCGTGTAGCTGATCGGCTCCGGAAAGAAGCGTTGGCCGACGTAAAAGGAGTAAGCTTCCGCCGAGAGCCGCCTTGATGGTTGGTTGAGGGCGGCTGATGTTTGCGTTGCGCGTCATAGCGCGGACGCAAACGAGTGGTAAACGTTATGGCGTATC is a window from the Skermanella sp. TT6 genome containing:
- a CDS encoding ArdC family protein, encoding MSTLQDDPDTTCPPDSPRAGEPGSPGVPPCGGRALLAALPKPPGRGLGPSGDDPSRGSDGCRPAGRFDLARQVTDRIIAQLEAVDPADWRCPWHKAGASRLPVNGFTGKAYTGTNTLLFWLEARRHGYASHRWLTFNQMRRLGGRLSEETLARPKGRRDCVGIRYGTFEKKVAPWVDRDGHIRDTETVPYAKAFRVFNVDQITGLPDRLYAGLPADHGETTRRRIRDFVVTAGVNLSHGGDEAWYHPASDQVRMPFLSRFVERSGAEGPEHYDATLLHEIVHWSGHPARLGRPDLAAPELRALAREELCAEFGAAILCAYFGVAGRLRHPEYISHWLAHLRSDSRALFTATRQARLAFEFLLERGGLPSPDEEPAPAGDAAGTNAWK